The Oceanispirochaeta sp. genome contains a region encoding:
- a CDS encoding histidine phosphatase family protein yields the protein MKLVLIRHGKSDWHTDDIDFNRPLNKRGLKDAPLMAEELKRRGIEPDMILTSTAVRALTTARLMVEVFDQTVVEELPDLYLASAQVILETILTKMDDEMTLFLVGHNPGISLAAEKLIKTYIEMPTSAVVIIDLKDSGCKWELVSSLLLKPKDLN from the coding sequence ATGAAACTTGTTCTGATTCGACATGGTAAGTCTGACTGGCATACTGATGATATAGATTTTAACAGACCACTAAACAAAAGAGGTCTTAAAGATGCCCCCCTCATGGCTGAAGAGTTGAAAAGGCGGGGCATTGAACCCGATATGATACTCACCAGTACTGCCGTGAGGGCCTTGACCACAGCCAGGCTGATGGTTGAAGTATTCGATCAAACTGTTGTTGAAGAACTCCCGGATCTCTATCTGGCATCTGCCCAGGTCATTCTGGAGACAATCCTGACAAAAATGGATGATGAAATGACCCTGTTTCTGGTGGGTCATAATCCAGGGATATCTCTTGCTGCTGAAAAGCTTATAAAGACATATATAGAGATGCCTACCAGTGCGGTCGTTATTATTGACTTAAAAGACAGCGGATGCAAATGGGAATTGGTCAGTTCTCTTCTCCTTAAACCGAAAGACCTGAATTAG
- a CDS encoding methylated-DNA--[protein]-cysteine S-methyltransferase, whose protein sequence is MEKKRIQVKKFKTPVGDLLIGSLENKICLCDWQYRKMRQSIDQRIQSGLNGEYEDGNSDVIEETMKQLEEYFSKNRQIFDIPLLQIGSEFQKRVWAELLKIPYGETSTYKKQSESLGNSRAIRAVASANGANAISIIIPCHRIIGSKGDLVGYAGGLGAKEKLLALESEGILQLKLFSDDK, encoded by the coding sequence ATGGAAAAGAAAAGAATACAGGTAAAAAAATTTAAAACCCCAGTCGGTGACCTTTTAATCGGAAGTCTTGAAAATAAAATATGCCTTTGTGACTGGCAATACAGAAAGATGAGACAATCCATAGATCAGAGGATTCAGTCAGGATTAAATGGTGAATATGAGGATGGAAACAGTGACGTTATAGAAGAAACAATGAAACAGCTGGAAGAATATTTTAGTAAAAATCGTCAAATCTTTGATATACCCCTCCTCCAGATAGGATCAGAGTTTCAAAAGAGAGTCTGGGCCGAACTTCTGAAGATCCCCTATGGGGAAACATCTACGTATAAGAAACAGTCGGAAAGTTTGGGAAACAGCCGAGCCATCCGTGCCGTTGCCTCGGCCAACGGAGCGAATGCAATATCCATTATAATCCCCTGCCATCGCATTATCGGTAGTAAGGGAGATCTGGTGGGATATGCCGGTGGATTAGGAGCCAAGGAAAAGCTCCTGGCCCTGGAATCAGAAGGGATCTTACAGCTGAAATTATTTTCTGACGATAAATGA